The following are from one region of the Arachis duranensis cultivar V14167 chromosome 10, aradu.V14167.gnm2.J7QH, whole genome shotgun sequence genome:
- the LOC107468494 gene encoding uncharacterized protein LOC107468494 produces MSTKATAQQHPPFVCVVPAVLQLPRRAAIPSQPACFSLPTRPFSVTESTTATATAVHEHLQRPCSHKQGRRLRHPRRYLLFTRPMLYRRLKDSREVVEEYSEIKYEEVIIENGCMMNMANPTALMLSGVSILRHLNFHNKADQIQNAIFNTIVEEKYRTADLGGKAKTIEFTN; encoded by the exons ATGTCTACAAAGGCGACCGCCCAGCAGCACCCTCCATTTGTGTGCGTCGTTCCCGCCGTCCTACAACTCCCTAGACGTGCAGCCATTCCCTCGCAGCCGGCATGTTTCTCCCTCCCGACTCGCCCTTTCTCTGTGACGGAATCAACCACAGCCACCGCCACCGCCGTTCACGAACACTTGCAACGTCCCTGCAGCCACAAACAAGGAAGGCGCTTGCGTCATCCTCGCAGGTATCTGCTATTCACAAGGCCAATGTTATACAGAAGACTAAAG gACAGTCGTGAGGTTGTAGAGGAGTACTCTGAGATAAAGTATGAGGAAGTTATCATTGAAAATGGCTGCATGATG AATATGGCAAATCCAACTGCTTTAATGTTGAGTGGTGTTTCAATATTGCGCCATTTGAATTTTCATAATAAAGCGGACCAAATTCAAAATGCCATCTTTAATACAATTGTAGAAGAAAAGTACCGAACTGCTGATCTTGGAGGCAAAGCAAAGACAATCGAATTTACCAAT TGa